A stretch of Phycisphaerae bacterium DNA encodes these proteins:
- the rpoN gene encoding RNA polymerase factor sigma-54 — protein FDPSEYSDYGPRRTHFDDEDPKLQALSNTAAREVSLNDHLTTQWDLVEADDLTHRCGQMIIDHLEPDGYFRTAFADLNHEVGQEVDGAVWERALRLVQTLDPPGIAARTVQECLLLQLEAMGEDHELERAIIAEHFEELQKQQYSKIVQKTNRSLSEVKEAVEVIRTRLLLHPGLTIGSVEMPYITPDVIVNYSETGPGYDVFVPDESLPRLYISGHYRRMLQDPGVDRTTKQFVRNNIQSANWLIEAIQQRRETLRKVTTEIVNAQQEFLENGPQYLRPLPMAQVADAVGIHVATVSRAVAGKYVQAPRGIFPLRMFFSGGTETAEGESLSWDAVKAKIQEIVDHEDKTSPLSDEHIADRLKEDGIDVARRTVTKYRKLMKIPSSVRRRES, from the coding sequence TTCGACCCGTCGGAGTATTCGGATTACGGCCCGCGGCGGACGCACTTTGACGACGAGGACCCCAAGCTTCAGGCTCTGAGCAATACAGCGGCCCGCGAGGTGTCGCTGAACGATCACCTGACCACGCAGTGGGATCTGGTCGAGGCGGACGATCTGACGCACCGCTGCGGCCAGATGATTATCGACCATCTGGAGCCGGATGGGTACTTCCGGACGGCGTTCGCGGACCTGAATCACGAGGTCGGGCAGGAGGTGGACGGCGCGGTGTGGGAACGGGCGTTGCGGTTGGTTCAGACGCTCGATCCACCGGGTATCGCGGCGAGGACCGTGCAGGAGTGTCTGCTGCTCCAGCTTGAGGCGATGGGCGAGGACCACGAGCTGGAACGCGCGATCATCGCGGAGCATTTCGAGGAGCTTCAGAAGCAGCAGTATTCGAAGATTGTCCAGAAGACGAATCGGTCGCTTTCCGAGGTGAAAGAAGCGGTGGAGGTGATCCGGACACGGCTGCTGCTGCATCCGGGTCTGACCATCGGCAGTGTGGAGATGCCTTACATCACGCCGGACGTGATCGTCAACTACAGCGAGACGGGGCCGGGGTATGACGTGTTCGTGCCAGACGAGAGCCTGCCTCGGCTGTACATTTCGGGCCATTACCGGCGGATGCTCCAGGACCCGGGCGTGGATCGGACGACGAAACAGTTCGTCCGGAACAACATCCAGTCGGCGAACTGGCTGATCGAGGCGATTCAGCAGCGGCGGGAGACTCTGCGAAAGGTGACGACGGAGATTGTCAACGCGCAGCAGGAGTTTCTGGAGAACGGGCCGCAGTATCTGCGGCCGCTGCCGATGGCGCAGGTGGCGGATGCGGTGGGGATTCACGTGGCGACGGTGTCGCGGGCGGTGGCGGGCAAGTACGTGCAGGCGCCGCGCGGGATATTTCCGCTTCGGATGTTCTTTTCGGGCGGGACGGAGACGGCGGAGGGTGAGAGCCTGAGTTGGGACGCGGTGAAGGCGAAGATTCAGGAGATCGTCGACCACGAGGACAAGACCAGCCCCCTTTCCGATGAACATATTGCCGACCGCCTGAAGGAAGACGGCATCGACGTGGCCCGGCGGACGGTGACCAAGTATCGGAAGCTGATGAAGATTCCGTCGTCGGTCCGGCGGCGGGAATCTTGA
- a CDS encoding lipoate--protein ligase family protein — translation MEQSTAIFYERMVADGPTQMAVDQALLARCAADGRSRFRFYRWSPATLSLGYFQDYQQALRQFAELADMPVVRRVTGGGAIIHDQEITYCLIVPAEHHLYQAGAAQAYCRFHQAVIEVVRDYGVNLDFGQGSAAGQSQAHGPVFCFARDYPTDLRCDRGKVVGSAQRRLNRAMLQHGSIFMENRFPQQPAVGLCDLAGRSLDWDQFESRLADRLAQTLSLQWQPRTLDDQEQRLAQKYRREVHAHPDWIHQGRRSTHRPIIE, via the coding sequence ATGGAGCAATCGACGGCGATCTTCTACGAACGGATGGTGGCCGACGGCCCGACCCAGATGGCTGTCGATCAGGCCCTCCTCGCCCGATGCGCAGCCGACGGGCGGTCCCGCTTCCGCTTCTACCGATGGTCGCCCGCCACCCTCTCCCTGGGCTATTTTCAGGACTACCAGCAGGCGCTCCGCCAGTTCGCCGAGCTGGCGGACATGCCCGTGGTCCGCCGCGTCACCGGTGGGGGGGCGATCATCCACGACCAGGAAATCACCTACTGCCTGATCGTCCCAGCCGAGCACCACCTATACCAGGCCGGCGCCGCCCAGGCCTACTGCCGATTCCACCAGGCCGTCATCGAGGTCGTCCGCGACTACGGCGTGAACCTCGACTTCGGCCAGGGCTCAGCCGCCGGGCAAAGCCAGGCCCACGGACCCGTCTTCTGCTTCGCCAGGGACTATCCCACCGACCTCCGATGCGACCGCGGCAAAGTCGTCGGCAGCGCCCAACGACGCCTCAACCGAGCCATGCTCCAGCACGGCTCGATCTTCATGGAAAACCGCTTCCCTCAACAGCCGGCCGTCGGCCTCTGCGACCTCGCCGGCCGCTCCCTCGACTGGGACCAGTTTGAAAGCCGCCTCGCCGACCGGCTGGCCCAAACCCTCAGCCTCCAATGGCAGCCACGCACCCTCGACGACCAGGAACAGCGCCTCGCTCAGAAATACCGCCGCGAAGTCCACGCCCACCCCGACTGGATCCACCAGGGCCGCCGCTCCACCCACCGCCCGATCATCGAATAA
- a CDS encoding glycosyltransferase family 1 protein: MWTIRTFSVAPLIPNRLKRLQELAYNLWWAWNTDAIELFRRLDSELWDRTGHNPVALLGEVDQEKLKQASEDEGFLAHLDRVISDFDVYMNEPRWYQKHGGVEGSAGNPETQIAYFSAEFGLTECLPVYSGGLGILAGDHLKSASDLGLPLMGVGILYSQGYFRQYLNPDGWQQEAYPNYDYANSPAAIYNNPDGTPFTIELEFPDRKVTVQVWQVNVGRVRLYLMDTNLAANPPADREITSRLYGGDLEMRVRQEVLLGIGGVQVLDKLGLKPSVYHMNEGHSAFLALERINQLMEHRGLSFDEAREATMPGNVFTTHTPVPAGNDMFPAALMDKYFVHYYPRLGLSRKQFLSLGRQHPKDDNEPFSMTVLALRLAAHRNGVSRLHGEVSRQMWQRVWPEVPVNEVPVKHVTNGVHTASWTSKDMVELLDRYLGPKWRDHTDDVSIWERINRIPDSELWRTHERRRERLVGFARRQLRQQLLKRGATKLEIQQSEEVMDPEALTIGFARRFATYKRGTLLMRDLDRLARLLTNPERPVQIIFAGKAHPRDTEGKELIRQIIHLARHEEFRRKIVFLEDYDMNVARYMVQGVDVWLNTPRRPMEASGTSGMKVPCNGGINMSVLDGWWVEGYRIDNGWAVGYGEVYEDWEYQDRVESQSVYDALEKEVVPLFYDRGPDGLPRKWIERMKNSMMSVCPAFTTHRMVREYAEKFYLNAGRSVSAMTENDYAKAIGLSKWKQELYKSWPQIRIESVEQSELDSLTVGGDLEVRASVRLGSLRPEDVEVQLYTGQLDGQRQLVHAQAVPMRCEHSNTQTHLYAGTIPCRRSGMHGFGVRILPKHPDLVHPYDPGLILWA, translated from the coding sequence ATGTGGACCATTCGTACGTTCTCGGTCGCCCCATTGATTCCGAACCGTCTGAAGCGGCTTCAGGAGTTGGCGTACAACCTCTGGTGGGCGTGGAACACGGACGCGATCGAGCTGTTTCGCCGGCTTGATTCGGAGTTGTGGGATCGGACGGGGCACAATCCGGTGGCCCTGCTGGGCGAGGTGGACCAGGAGAAGCTCAAGCAGGCCAGCGAGGATGAAGGGTTTCTGGCCCATCTGGACCGGGTGATATCGGATTTTGACGTGTACATGAACGAGCCGCGGTGGTACCAGAAGCACGGCGGCGTCGAGGGCTCGGCGGGCAACCCGGAGACTCAGATCGCGTACTTCAGCGCGGAGTTCGGGTTGACCGAGTGTCTGCCGGTTTACAGCGGCGGCTTGGGCATTTTGGCGGGGGATCACCTGAAGTCGGCGAGCGACCTTGGGTTGCCGCTGATGGGGGTGGGGATTCTGTACAGCCAGGGTTATTTCCGGCAGTATCTGAACCCGGACGGCTGGCAGCAGGAGGCGTATCCGAACTACGACTACGCCAATTCTCCGGCGGCGATCTACAACAATCCGGACGGAACGCCGTTCACGATTGAGTTGGAATTTCCGGACCGCAAAGTGACGGTGCAGGTCTGGCAGGTGAACGTGGGCCGGGTTCGGCTGTACCTGATGGACACGAATCTGGCGGCGAATCCGCCGGCGGACCGTGAGATCACGTCGCGGCTTTACGGCGGCGATCTGGAGATGCGGGTTCGGCAGGAGGTTCTGCTGGGGATCGGGGGCGTGCAGGTGCTGGACAAGCTGGGGTTGAAGCCGTCGGTGTACCACATGAACGAGGGGCACTCGGCGTTTCTGGCCCTGGAGCGGATCAACCAGCTCATGGAGCATCGGGGGTTGTCGTTTGACGAGGCCCGCGAGGCGACGATGCCGGGCAACGTGTTCACGACTCACACGCCGGTTCCGGCGGGCAACGACATGTTCCCGGCGGCCCTGATGGACAAATACTTCGTGCACTACTACCCGCGGCTTGGGTTGTCGCGCAAGCAGTTTCTGTCGTTGGGGCGGCAGCATCCGAAGGATGACAACGAGCCGTTCTCGATGACGGTGCTGGCGTTGCGGTTGGCGGCGCATCGCAACGGGGTGAGCCGTCTTCATGGCGAGGTGTCGCGTCAGATGTGGCAGCGGGTGTGGCCGGAGGTTCCGGTCAACGAGGTTCCGGTCAAGCACGTGACCAACGGCGTACACACAGCCAGTTGGACGAGCAAGGACATGGTCGAGCTGCTGGACCGGTATCTGGGCCCGAAGTGGCGCGACCACACGGACGACGTGTCGATCTGGGAGCGGATCAATCGGATTCCGGACTCGGAATTGTGGCGGACGCACGAGCGTCGCCGCGAGCGGCTGGTGGGGTTCGCCCGGCGTCAGCTTCGCCAGCAGCTTCTGAAGCGCGGGGCGACGAAGCTGGAGATTCAGCAGTCGGAAGAGGTGATGGACCCGGAGGCGTTGACGATCGGGTTCGCGCGGCGTTTCGCGACGTACAAGCGTGGGACGCTGCTGATGCGGGATCTCGACCGGTTGGCCCGGCTGTTGACGAATCCGGAGCGTCCGGTGCAGATCATTTTCGCGGGCAAGGCCCACCCGCGCGACACCGAGGGCAAGGAGTTGATCCGCCAGATCATCCACCTGGCGCGGCACGAGGAATTCCGCCGGAAGATCGTGTTCCTCGAAGACTACGACATGAACGTGGCGCGGTACATGGTTCAGGGGGTGGACGTGTGGCTGAACACGCCGCGTCGTCCGATGGAGGCTTCGGGCACGAGCGGGATGAAAGTTCCGTGCAACGGCGGGATCAACATGAGCGTTCTGGACGGCTGGTGGGTTGAGGGGTACCGGATCGACAACGGCTGGGCGGTCGGTTACGGCGAGGTCTACGAGGACTGGGAGTACCAGGACCGGGTCGAGTCGCAGTCGGTCTACGACGCGTTGGAGAAAGAGGTGGTGCCGCTGTTCTACGACCGGGGGCCGGACGGCCTGCCGCGCAAGTGGATCGAGCGGATGAAGAATTCGATGATGAGCGTGTGTCCGGCGTTCACGACACACCGGATGGTCCGCGAGTACGCGGAGAAGTTCTATTTGAACGCCGGGCGGTCGGTGTCGGCGATGACGGAGAACGACTACGCGAAGGCGATCGGCCTGTCGAAGTGGAAGCAGGAGCTGTACAAGTCCTGGCCGCAGATTCGGATCGAGAGCGTGGAGCAGTCGGAGCTGGACAGCCTGACGGTCGGAGGCGACCTGGAGGTTCGTGCGAGCGTGCGGCTGGGTTCGCTGAGGCCCGAGGACGTGGAGGTGCAGCTTTACACCGGGCAGCTCGACGGGCAGCGTCAGCTCGTACACGCCCAGGCGGTTCCGATGCGGTGCGAGCACTCGAACACGCAGACGCACCTGTACGCCGGGACGATACCGTGCCGGCGCAGCGGCATGCACGGGTTCGGCGTCCGGATTTTGCCCAAGCACCCGGACCTGGTTCACCCGTACGACCCGGGTCTGATCCTCTGGGCGTAA